The following coding sequences are from one Arthrobacter sp. PvP023 window:
- a CDS encoding MarR family winged helix-turn-helix transcriptional regulator yields MGNPLPRDPIADAQRNWERHGWGDVAAPMAAITAIMRTQQILLARIEGVLKPFGLTFARYELLALLSFARSGALPMNKASALLQVHPTSVTNAVDRLQDAGLVVRSPHPTDGRTTLIELTAEGRTLAKSATAALNTEVFGQSGFAGQDVDQLIRILGNFRRNAGDFAD; encoded by the coding sequence ATGGGAAACCCGCTCCCGCGCGATCCCATCGCCGATGCCCAGCGCAACTGGGAAAGGCACGGCTGGGGCGACGTTGCCGCGCCCATGGCTGCCATCACGGCCATCATGCGCACCCAGCAGATCCTGCTGGCCCGGATCGAGGGAGTGCTCAAGCCCTTCGGCCTGACGTTCGCCCGCTACGAACTCCTGGCGCTCCTGAGTTTCGCCCGCAGCGGCGCGCTTCCCATGAACAAGGCAAGCGCGCTCCTGCAGGTCCACCCCACCTCGGTGACAAACGCCGTCGACCGCCTCCAGGACGCAGGCCTGGTGGTCCGCTCCCCGCATCCGACGGACGGCCGTACCACCCTGATCGAGCTCACCGCTGAGGGACGCACCCTGGCCAAAAGTGCGACGGCGGCGCTCAACACTGAGGTGTTCGGCCAGTCCGGCTTCGCCGGCCAGGACGTGGACCAGCTGATCAGGATCCTGGGAAATTTCCGCCGGAACGCCGGCGACTTCGCCGATTGA
- a CDS encoding exodeoxyribonuclease III yields the protein MKIATWNVNSLRARADRVEAWLERSDCDVLAIQETKCKDDNFPWELFERMGYEVAHFGVNQWNGVAIVSRVGLEDVERSFVDQPVFGKNGKDPIQEARAIGATCGGVRVWSLYVPNGRALDDEHMPYKLSWLDMLKTHAQTWVTENPEAQIALMGDWNIAPQDDDVWDIDFFRANAMTHVSEPERAAFHAFEDAGFQDVVRPHTPGPGVYTYWDYTQLRFPKKEGMRIDFVLASPALAARVTGASIDREERKGKGASDHAPVIVELAD from the coding sequence GTGAAGATTGCTACCTGGAATGTGAACTCCCTCCGTGCCCGAGCCGACCGCGTGGAAGCCTGGCTCGAGCGCAGCGACTGTGACGTCCTGGCCATCCAGGAAACCAAGTGCAAGGACGACAATTTCCCCTGGGAACTCTTTGAGCGCATGGGCTACGAAGTGGCCCACTTCGGCGTGAACCAGTGGAACGGCGTGGCCATCGTCTCCCGCGTCGGCCTTGAAGACGTGGAACGCTCCTTCGTGGACCAGCCGGTGTTCGGCAAGAACGGCAAGGACCCCATCCAGGAGGCCCGCGCCATCGGTGCCACGTGCGGCGGCGTCCGGGTGTGGAGCCTCTACGTTCCCAACGGCCGGGCCCTCGACGACGAACACATGCCGTACAAGCTCAGCTGGCTGGACATGCTGAAGACCCATGCCCAGACCTGGGTCACTGAAAACCCCGAGGCCCAGATCGCGTTGATGGGCGACTGGAACATCGCCCCGCAGGACGACGACGTCTGGGACATCGACTTCTTCCGCGCCAACGCCATGACCCACGTCAGCGAACCCGAGCGCGCCGCCTTCCACGCCTTCGAAGACGCTGGCTTCCAGGACGTGGTCCGCCCGCACACCCCGGGCCCGGGCGTCTATACCTACTGGGACTACACGCAGCTCCGCTTCCCCAAGAAGGAAGGTATGCGGATCGACTTCGTCCTCGCTTCCCCCGCCCTCGCCGCCCGCGTAACGGGCGCCTCGATCGACCGCGAGGAACGCAAGGGCAAGGGCGCGTCGGACCACGCGCCGGTCATCGTGGAGCTGGCCGACTGA
- the mmsB gene encoding 3-hydroxyisobutyrate dehydrogenase produces MSEQSGSGKKEHVAFLGLGHMGGPMAVNLVKAGYTVAGFDVVPAALDAAREHGVPTVATPAEAVAGADVVLTMFPSGQHVLDAYRGTDGRPGLLDVAGPDTMFLDCSTINVDEAREASALAVAAGHRAVDAPVSGGVVGAEAGTLTFMAGALPGDFESVRPLLEVMGKRVVHCGGHGAGQAAKVCNNLILGISMIAVSEAFVLGEKLGLTHQALFDVASAASGQCWALTTNCPVPGPVPTSPANRDYQPGFAGALMAKDLKLALNALQSTGVAARMGPLASEIYDTFAAEGGAGRDFSGIITDIRDKSAH; encoded by the coding sequence ATGTCTGAACAATCAGGATCCGGGAAAAAGGAACACGTCGCGTTCCTCGGGCTGGGACACATGGGCGGGCCCATGGCCGTCAATCTGGTCAAGGCCGGGTACACGGTGGCGGGATTCGATGTGGTGCCCGCAGCGCTGGACGCGGCCCGCGAGCACGGCGTACCCACCGTGGCGACGCCCGCCGAAGCCGTTGCCGGAGCCGACGTGGTGCTGACCATGTTCCCCAGCGGACAGCACGTCCTGGACGCCTACCGAGGTACGGACGGACGGCCGGGACTGCTGGACGTGGCCGGGCCGGACACCATGTTCCTGGACTGCTCCACCATCAACGTGGACGAGGCCCGCGAAGCGTCCGCACTCGCGGTGGCCGCCGGCCACCGGGCGGTGGATGCGCCCGTCTCCGGCGGTGTGGTGGGGGCCGAAGCCGGCACCCTGACCTTCATGGCGGGCGCCCTGCCCGGGGACTTCGAATCCGTCCGGCCCCTGCTGGAAGTGATGGGCAAGCGCGTGGTCCACTGCGGCGGCCACGGGGCAGGCCAGGCCGCCAAGGTCTGCAACAACCTGATTCTGGGCATCTCCATGATCGCGGTGAGCGAAGCCTTCGTGCTCGGCGAGAAGCTGGGGCTGACCCACCAGGCGCTGTTCGATGTTGCGTCCGCGGCATCGGGGCAGTGCTGGGCGCTCACCACCAACTGCCCGGTTCCGGGGCCGGTGCCCACGAGTCCGGCCAACCGCGACTACCAGCCGGGCTTCGCCGGGGCACTGATGGCGAAGGACCTCAAACTGGCCCTCAACGCGCTGCAAAGCACGGGGGTGGCCGCCCGGATGGGGCCGCTGGCGTCGGAGATCTACGATACGTTTGCGGCTGAGGGCGGCGCGGGCCGGGACTTCTCCGGCATCATCACGGACATCCGGGACAAGTCCGCGCACTAG
- a CDS encoding enoyl-CoA hydratase has translation MAEQYGNILVEQRGRVGLVTLNRPEALNALNKATMDELVAAVTAMDSDPGVGAVVVTGSGKAFAAGADIKEMAAQGYMDMYASDWFRGWEDFTRLRIPVVAAVSGFALGGGCELAMMCDFIIAGDNAKFGQPEINLGVLPGMGGSQRLTRAVGKAKAMDLILTGRFMDAEEAERAGLVSRVVPAADVVDEAVKVAEVIASKSKSAAMVAKESVNAAFETGLAQGVLFERRLFHSLFATDDQKEGMAAFTEKRQPEFKHR, from the coding sequence ATGGCGGAACAGTACGGGAACATTCTGGTGGAACAGCGCGGACGCGTGGGGCTGGTGACGCTCAACCGCCCGGAAGCACTGAATGCGCTGAACAAGGCCACCATGGACGAACTCGTTGCTGCCGTCACGGCCATGGACTCGGATCCTGGAGTGGGTGCCGTGGTGGTCACCGGGTCCGGCAAGGCGTTTGCCGCCGGCGCGGACATCAAGGAGATGGCGGCCCAGGGCTACATGGACATGTACGCCTCGGACTGGTTCCGCGGCTGGGAAGATTTCACCCGGCTCCGGATTCCGGTGGTGGCGGCTGTCTCGGGCTTTGCCCTGGGCGGCGGCTGCGAACTGGCCATGATGTGCGATTTCATAATCGCCGGGGACAACGCCAAGTTCGGCCAGCCCGAGATCAACCTGGGCGTACTGCCGGGCATGGGCGGATCGCAGCGGCTCACCCGGGCCGTGGGCAAGGCCAAGGCCATGGACCTGATCCTCACCGGGCGGTTCATGGACGCGGAGGAGGCCGAGCGTGCCGGCCTGGTGTCCAGGGTGGTGCCGGCCGCTGACGTGGTGGACGAGGCCGTGAAAGTGGCCGAGGTGATTGCGTCCAAGTCGAAGTCGGCGGCCATGGTGGCCAAGGAGTCCGTCAACGCCGCGTTTGAAACCGGGCTGGCCCAGGGGGTGCTTTTCGAACGGCGCCTCTTCCACTCGCTGTTCGCCACCGATGACCAGAAGGAAGGCATGGCCGCCTTCACGGAGAAGCGCCAGCCCGAGTTCAAGCACCGTTAG
- a CDS encoding bifunctional 2-polyprenyl-6-hydroxyphenol methylase/3-demethylubiquinol 3-O-methyltransferase UbiG, which yields MKFDESFWDERYRQHGSVWSPNPNPNLLAEAAGLRPGSVLDVGSGEGADSLWLARQGWRVTAVDISSVALARAAERAAEDAEAAARITWVHHDLTSSPPPSGTFDLVSAQFMHLPLAERTELYHRLAASVAPGGTLLVVGHHPSDLEVGIRRPSEPGLLFTPEEIAGGLDPDEWEIDVCEARRRSVEDTDGGTVTVTDSVLRAHRRAPRP from the coding sequence ATGAAGTTCGACGAGTCGTTCTGGGATGAACGCTACCGCCAGCACGGCTCGGTCTGGAGCCCCAATCCGAACCCGAACCTGCTGGCCGAGGCTGCCGGGCTGCGCCCCGGCTCCGTACTGGACGTGGGCAGCGGCGAAGGAGCCGATTCGCTGTGGCTGGCACGCCAGGGCTGGCGCGTCACGGCGGTGGACATCTCCTCCGTGGCCCTGGCCAGGGCAGCCGAGCGGGCAGCCGAGGACGCTGAAGCTGCCGCGCGGATCACCTGGGTCCATCACGACCTGACCAGTTCCCCGCCGCCATCCGGCACCTTCGACCTGGTGTCCGCGCAATTCATGCACCTGCCCCTGGCCGAGCGGACCGAGCTGTACCACCGGCTGGCAGCGTCCGTGGCACCCGGCGGGACGCTCCTGGTTGTTGGCCACCACCCCTCGGACCTGGAAGTGGGAATCCGACGCCCCAGCGAGCCCGGCCTGCTCTTCACCCCGGAGGAAATCGCGGGCGGCCTGGATCCGGACGAGTGGGAAATCGACGTCTGCGAAGCCCGGCGACGGTCCGTGGAGGACACGGACGGCGGCACCGTCACCGTCACCGATTCAGTGCTCCGCGCCCACCGGCGGGCGCCCCGGCCCTAG
- a CDS encoding DUF1761 domain-containing protein, whose product MIPEINIWAVVLATLSSMVVGSVWYTPKVFGNYWMRLAKVTPSGDARDAIKPILITLVVSFVSALVLAGSAAISQHFYGGNFLANTLITAVILWAGFTAARFITHDAFDGRPAGLTVLNCAHELVTLVVMGLIIGLFGISAA is encoded by the coding sequence ATGATTCCGGAAATCAACATCTGGGCCGTAGTGCTGGCCACCCTGTCCAGCATGGTGGTGGGCTCGGTCTGGTACACCCCCAAGGTCTTCGGCAACTACTGGATGAGGCTCGCGAAAGTCACGCCCAGCGGGGATGCCAGGGACGCCATCAAACCCATCCTGATCACGCTGGTGGTCAGCTTCGTCAGCGCCCTGGTCCTTGCCGGATCGGCGGCCATTTCCCAGCACTTCTACGGCGGAAACTTCCTGGCCAACACCCTGATCACGGCCGTCATCCTGTGGGCCGGCTTCACCGCCGCGCGCTTCATCACGCACGACGCTTTCGACGGCCGTCCCGCCGGCCTGACCGTCCTGAACTGTGCGCACGAACTGGTCACGCTGGTGGTCATGGGCCTGATCATCGGGCTCTTCGGCATCAGCGCAGCCTAG
- a CDS encoding acyl-CoA dehydrogenase family protein, producing the protein MYIVDLLPAWERSRYLEVREFLQTRIRAASIEYWNREEFPFGLLAEMGKYGLGGLQTDGTSALFKGLMYVEVARADVSLSALVGIHNELIVGMIDELGSDAQKQRWLPGLKALTQLGAFALTEPDHGSDIAGGLETSARLEHGEWVINGAKRWIGAGTIADFALVWARDEADRQIKGFIVETDRPGYSATKISNKIGLRIMQNADIVLDEVRIPESNLLPGATDFSKANDLLRDSRAWVGWQGAGIQLAAFDVARAYALERKQFGKELARFQLIQQQLAEILGNASASLALMAQLARVQQDGKLEMVQAAMAKSTTTRLARASVAMGRSLMGGNGISSDYEMGKLFGDAEILYTYEGSYEINSLIVARAVTGKSAFV; encoded by the coding sequence ATGTACATCGTGGATTTGCTGCCTGCGTGGGAGCGGTCGCGGTACCTGGAAGTGCGGGAGTTCCTGCAGACCCGCATCCGGGCGGCCTCTATTGAGTACTGGAACCGTGAGGAATTTCCGTTTGGCCTGCTGGCTGAGATGGGGAAGTACGGGCTCGGCGGGCTGCAGACAGACGGAACGTCGGCGCTCTTCAAGGGCCTGATGTATGTGGAAGTTGCCCGTGCCGACGTGTCGCTGTCCGCCTTGGTGGGGATCCACAACGAACTGATCGTCGGGATGATCGACGAGCTCGGTTCTGACGCGCAGAAGCAGCGCTGGCTTCCCGGGCTGAAAGCCTTGACGCAGCTGGGGGCCTTCGCGCTGACGGAGCCGGATCACGGTTCGGACATTGCCGGCGGCCTCGAAACGTCAGCCCGGCTGGAGCACGGCGAATGGGTGATCAACGGCGCCAAGCGCTGGATCGGCGCCGGGACCATCGCCGACTTCGCGCTGGTCTGGGCCCGGGACGAGGCGGACCGGCAGATCAAGGGCTTCATTGTGGAGACGGACCGCCCCGGCTACTCCGCCACGAAGATTTCCAACAAGATCGGCCTGCGGATCATGCAGAATGCGGACATCGTTCTCGACGAGGTCCGCATTCCGGAGTCGAACCTCCTGCCGGGCGCCACGGATTTTTCGAAGGCCAACGACCTTCTGCGGGATTCGCGGGCCTGGGTGGGCTGGCAAGGCGCGGGGATCCAGTTGGCCGCGTTTGACGTGGCTCGCGCGTATGCCCTGGAACGGAAACAGTTCGGAAAGGAACTGGCGCGCTTCCAGCTGATTCAGCAGCAGCTGGCCGAAATACTGGGCAACGCCAGTGCATCCCTGGCGCTGATGGCGCAGTTGGCCCGGGTCCAGCAGGACGGCAAGCTGGAAATGGTGCAGGCGGCCATGGCCAAGTCCACCACCACCCGGTTGGCGCGGGCTTCCGTGGCGATGGGCAGGTCGCTAATGGGCGGAAACGGCATCAGCAGCGACTACGAGATGGGCAAGCTCTTCGGTGACGCGGAAATTCTCTACACCTACGAGGGCAGCTACGAGATCAACTCACTGATCGTGGCGCGCGCCGTGACGGGGAAGTCGGCGTTCGTCTGA
- a CDS encoding enoyl-CoA hydratase/isomerase family protein, whose protein sequence is MTAETTAAGPHETPAGEVLFERRGRLGVITLNRPRAVNALTAGMAAAMLEQLTAWADDDGVATVLVHGAGERGLCAGGDIVAIYEDILTGGEATADFWRTEYRLNALIAGYPKPYVAFMDGLVLGGGVGISAHGSVRIVTERTRTGMPETTIGFVPDVGGTLLLSRSPGETGTHAALTGAHLSGADALFLGLADHFVASKNLPALAAALETETAEAAVGRFAETPPASVLAGQRDWIDSCYASDDAEDILRRLRTFAGEAAGEASGAADTIESKSPTSVKVALASLRRARGLSLAEVLAEEYRVGLRFLAGADFREGIRAQVVDKDRNPQWKPASLREVSTADVERFFEPLGDRELNLQSKEARNV, encoded by the coding sequence ATGACCGCAGAAACCACCGCAGCGGGTCCCCATGAGACGCCCGCTGGTGAAGTCCTGTTTGAGCGGCGCGGGCGCCTCGGCGTCATCACGCTGAACCGGCCCAGGGCAGTGAATGCGCTCACCGCCGGCATGGCCGCGGCCATGCTGGAGCAACTCACCGCATGGGCGGACGACGACGGCGTGGCCACCGTCCTGGTGCACGGCGCCGGGGAGCGGGGCTTGTGCGCCGGCGGCGACATCGTGGCCATCTATGAGGACATACTGACGGGCGGTGAGGCCACCGCGGACTTCTGGCGCACCGAATACAGGCTGAACGCGCTGATCGCCGGGTATCCCAAGCCGTATGTGGCCTTCATGGACGGCCTGGTGCTCGGTGGCGGCGTGGGGATCTCGGCGCACGGTTCCGTCCGGATAGTCACCGAGCGCACCCGCACCGGCATGCCGGAGACCACCATCGGATTCGTGCCCGACGTCGGCGGCACCTTGCTGCTGTCCCGCTCGCCGGGGGAGACAGGCACCCATGCGGCCCTGACCGGCGCCCACCTGAGCGGCGCGGATGCCCTCTTCCTGGGCCTGGCGGACCACTTCGTGGCGTCCAAAAACCTGCCCGCGCTGGCAGCGGCGCTGGAAACCGAAACGGCGGAGGCCGCCGTCGGACGCTTCGCGGAGACGCCGCCGGCATCGGTGCTGGCCGGGCAGCGCGACTGGATCGATTCCTGCTACGCCAGCGACGACGCCGAGGACATCCTCCGCAGGCTCCGCACGTTTGCCGGGGAAGCTGCCGGTGAGGCGTCCGGCGCGGCGGACACCATCGAGTCGAAGTCGCCCACCTCTGTGAAAGTTGCGCTGGCATCACTCCGCCGCGCGCGCGGCCTGAGCCTGGCGGAAGTCCTCGCCGAGGAGTACCGCGTCGGCCTGCGGTTCCTGGCCGGTGCGGATTTCCGCGAAGGCATCCGTGCGCAGGTGGTGGACAAGGACCGGAACCCGCAGTGGAAGCCGGCCAGCCTGCGTGAGGTTTCCACCGCCGACGTCGAGAGGTTCTTTGAGCCGCTGGGGGACCGGGAGCTCAACCTGCAATCCAAGGAGGCCCGCAATGTCTGA
- a CDS encoding CoA-acylating methylmalonate-semialdehyde dehydrogenase has translation MVRELSHYIDGQRVDGVSGRFGDVYDPCTGEVQARLPLASADEVRNAIASAEKAQVEWGAMNPQRRGRILLKFVDLVNEHLDELAALLSSEHGKTLPDAKGDIQRGIEVVEFAAGAPHLLKGEFSDNAGTGIDVHSLRQPLGVVAGITPFNFPAMIPLWKSGPALAAGNAFILKPSERDPSVPLRLAELFTEAGVPDGVFNVVNGDKEAVDALLEDDRVKAIGFVGSTPIAQYIYATAAAHGKRAQCFGGAKNHMVIMPDADLDMAVDALMGAGYGSAGERCMAISVAVPVGKETADALVSKLEERVKHLKVGHSLDKDSDFGPVVAASAKERIEGYIQSGVDQGATLVADGRGLTVEGYDGGFWVGPTLFDNVTKDMKIYKEEIFGPVLSVLRAADYDEALRLCSEHEFGNGVAIFTRDGDAARDFASRVQVGMVGINVPIPVPIAYYTFGGWKASGFGDLNQHGADAFRFYTKTKTVTTRWPSGIRQGASYVMPEGS, from the coding sequence ATGGTTCGCGAGCTTTCCCATTACATAGACGGACAACGGGTCGACGGCGTCTCCGGGCGCTTCGGAGACGTCTACGATCCCTGCACCGGCGAGGTGCAGGCCAGGCTGCCGCTGGCCAGCGCCGACGAAGTCCGCAATGCCATTGCCAGCGCGGAGAAAGCCCAGGTGGAGTGGGGCGCCATGAATCCCCAGCGCCGCGGCCGGATCCTGCTGAAGTTCGTGGACCTGGTGAACGAGCACCTGGACGAACTTGCCGCGCTACTTTCCTCAGAACATGGCAAGACGCTCCCCGATGCCAAGGGGGACATCCAGCGCGGCATCGAGGTGGTGGAGTTCGCCGCCGGCGCCCCGCACCTGCTCAAAGGCGAGTTCTCGGACAACGCCGGGACCGGAATCGACGTGCATTCGCTGCGCCAGCCGCTTGGTGTGGTGGCCGGCATTACGCCGTTCAACTTCCCAGCAATGATCCCTTTGTGGAAGTCCGGACCTGCCTTGGCCGCGGGTAACGCCTTCATCCTCAAGCCCTCGGAGCGTGATCCCTCCGTGCCGCTGCGCCTCGCCGAACTCTTCACCGAGGCAGGCGTCCCCGACGGGGTGTTCAATGTGGTCAACGGGGACAAGGAAGCAGTGGACGCGCTGCTCGAGGACGATCGGGTCAAAGCCATCGGCTTTGTGGGATCCACCCCGATCGCCCAGTACATCTACGCCACCGCGGCCGCCCACGGCAAGCGCGCCCAGTGCTTCGGCGGGGCCAAGAATCACATGGTGATCATGCCGGACGCGGACCTGGACATGGCCGTTGACGCGCTGATGGGGGCAGGCTACGGCTCCGCCGGCGAACGGTGCATGGCCATCTCCGTGGCAGTACCGGTGGGTAAGGAAACGGCCGATGCCCTCGTCTCCAAGCTGGAGGAACGGGTCAAGCACCTGAAGGTGGGGCACAGCCTGGACAAGGACTCGGACTTCGGGCCAGTGGTGGCGGCGTCCGCCAAGGAGCGGATCGAAGGCTACATCCAGTCCGGCGTGGACCAGGGCGCCACCCTCGTGGCGGACGGCCGCGGCCTCACCGTGGAAGGCTACGACGGCGGGTTCTGGGTTGGCCCCACGCTCTTCGACAACGTCACCAAGGACATGAAAATCTACAAGGAGGAGATCTTCGGCCCGGTGCTCAGCGTCCTCCGCGCAGCGGACTACGACGAAGCCCTCCGGCTCTGCAGCGAGCACGAGTTCGGCAACGGCGTGGCCATCTTCACCCGCGACGGCGACGCTGCCCGTGACTTCGCCAGCCGGGTGCAGGTGGGTATGGTGGGCATCAACGTGCCCATCCCGGTGCCCATTGCCTACTACACGTTCGGCGGCTGGAAGGCCTCCGGCTTCGGGGACCTGAACCAGCACGGAGCCGACGCGTTCCGTTTCTACACCAAGACCAAGACCGTGACCACCCGCTGGCCCTCCGGCATCCGCCAGGGCGCCAGCTACGTGATGCCGGAAGGCAGCTGA
- a CDS encoding dihydrofolate reductase family protein — protein sequence MRKIILMASVSVDGYFEGLDRDISWNLVDEELHQHFNDECKALGGFLDGRITYELMAGYWPTADQDPNSTAVEVEFASIWRDMPKFVFSRTLTDADWNTTVMHDVVPEEIAKLKAQPGGDLAVSGANLAATFMRLGLIDEYRIYVHPVVLGQGKGRPLFESPDVRLNLKLLGTHTFGNGVVLLHYERGQD from the coding sequence GTGCGGAAGATCATCCTGATGGCGTCAGTGTCGGTGGACGGATACTTCGAAGGGCTGGACCGCGACATCAGCTGGAACCTGGTGGACGAGGAACTGCATCAACACTTCAACGATGAGTGCAAGGCGCTGGGCGGGTTCCTGGACGGAAGGATCACCTACGAGTTGATGGCCGGCTACTGGCCCACGGCGGACCAGGATCCAAACAGCACGGCGGTCGAGGTCGAGTTCGCCAGTATCTGGCGCGACATGCCAAAGTTCGTCTTCTCCCGGACCCTCACCGACGCCGACTGGAACACCACGGTGATGCACGACGTCGTGCCTGAAGAAATCGCCAAACTAAAGGCGCAGCCCGGCGGCGACCTGGCCGTCAGCGGCGCCAATCTGGCCGCAACGTTCATGCGGCTCGGCCTGATCGACGAATACCGGATCTACGTGCACCCCGTAGTCCTGGGCCAAGGCAAGGGCCGGCCGCTGTTCGAGTCACCGGACGTCCGGCTGAACCTGAAGCTGCTAGGCACGCACACGTTCGGCAACGGAGTGGTTCTCCTCCACTATGAGCGCGGTCAGGACTAG
- a CDS encoding AMP-binding protein — MTVTDDFRAVRDRLLALHEDYDQARDEFQWPRFEEFNFALDWFDQIAADPAKGANPALVIVEQDGSATRRSFAELAVRSNQVANWLRSQGVRRGDRMIIMLGNQVELWELMLAGIKLGIVLIPTTTLMGPADLADRVERGEAGWAAVGSSNIGKFAGVPGNYKLIEIADGGTAAEAALETTAGAARYADADGAPTDFTPDAPTKADETLLLYFTSGTTSKAKLVEHTHTSYPVGHLSTMFWIGMGPGDVHLNVASPGWAKHAWSNVFTPWIAEACVFIYNYSRFDAKALMEQMDREKVTSFCAPPTVWRMLIQADLTLLKNPPTKVVSAGEPLNAEVIDQVHRAWGQTIRDGFGQTESTVQIANTPGQPIKIGAMGRPLPGYDVVLVDPATGEEADDGELCLRLDPRPVGLMKAYYGDPEKTADAFRDGYYHTGDMASRDERGIITYVGRGDDVFKSSDYRLSPFELESVLIEHPAVAEAAVVPSPDALKLSVPKAFVVLAAGHQPGPELAEDILRYCRDHLAPFKRIRRLEFAELPKTISGKIRRVELRHSEELRHGGGPLPEGLGVEYSESDFPGLKS, encoded by the coding sequence ATGACAGTCACCGACGACTTCCGGGCCGTGAGGGACAGGCTTCTGGCCCTCCACGAGGACTACGACCAGGCACGGGATGAGTTCCAGTGGCCACGTTTCGAAGAATTCAACTTCGCCCTCGACTGGTTCGACCAGATCGCAGCAGACCCCGCCAAGGGCGCAAATCCCGCCCTGGTGATTGTGGAGCAGGACGGCAGCGCCACCCGGAGGAGCTTCGCGGAGCTGGCCGTGCGCTCCAACCAGGTGGCCAACTGGCTCAGGAGCCAGGGCGTCCGCCGCGGCGACCGGATGATCATCATGCTGGGCAACCAGGTGGAACTGTGGGAACTCATGCTGGCCGGCATCAAGCTGGGCATCGTGCTGATTCCCACCACCACCCTGATGGGCCCGGCGGACCTGGCGGACCGGGTGGAACGCGGCGAGGCGGGCTGGGCCGCCGTCGGAAGTTCCAACATCGGCAAGTTTGCCGGCGTTCCCGGCAACTACAAACTGATCGAAATCGCCGACGGCGGCACCGCCGCCGAAGCTGCCCTCGAAACGACGGCAGGCGCTGCCCGGTACGCGGACGCTGACGGTGCCCCGACAGACTTCACCCCGGACGCACCCACCAAAGCGGACGAAACCCTGCTCCTCTACTTCACGTCCGGGACCACATCCAAAGCCAAGCTCGTGGAGCACACGCACACGTCCTACCCCGTGGGCCACCTGTCCACCATGTTCTGGATCGGGATGGGACCCGGAGATGTCCACCTCAACGTCGCTTCCCCCGGCTGGGCCAAGCACGCCTGGTCCAACGTCTTCACGCCCTGGATCGCCGAAGCCTGCGTGTTCATCTATAACTACAGCCGGTTCGATGCCAAGGCCCTCATGGAACAGATGGACCGCGAGAAGGTGACCAGCTTCTGCGCCCCGCCCACGGTGTGGCGCATGCTGATCCAGGCCGACCTCACCCTGCTCAAGAACCCGCCCACCAAGGTGGTGTCCGCCGGCGAGCCGCTGAACGCCGAGGTGATCGACCAGGTGCACCGCGCCTGGGGCCAGACCATCCGGGACGGCTTCGGCCAGACCGAATCCACCGTGCAGATCGCCAACACGCCCGGCCAGCCGATCAAGATCGGCGCCATGGGCCGGCCCCTGCCCGGTTACGACGTGGTCCTGGTGGACCCGGCAACGGGAGAAGAGGCCGACGACGGCGAGCTGTGCCTCCGCCTCGACCCGCGCCCCGTGGGGCTGATGAAGGCCTACTACGGCGACCCGGAGAAGACCGCCGACGCTTTCCGCGACGGCTACTACCACACGGGCGACATGGCCAGCCGGGACGAACGCGGCATCATCACCTACGTGGGCCGCGGCGACGACGTCTTCAAGTCCTCCGATTACCGGTTGTCCCCGTTCGAGTTGGAAAGCGTGCTGATCGAGCACCCGGCGGTGGCCGAGGCCGCCGTCGTTCCCTCCCCCGATGCGCTGAAGCTGTCGGTGCCGAAAGCGTTTGTGGTCCTTGCCGCCGGGCACCAGCCCGGTCCCGAACTTGCCGAGGACATCCTGCGCTACTGCCGCGACCATTTGGCTCCGTTCAAACGCATCCGGAGGCTGGAATTCGCGGAACTTCCCAAGACCATCTCGGGCAAGATCCGGCGCGTGGAGCTCCGGCACAGCGAGGAGCTGCGGCACGGCGGCGGACCGCTCCCCGAGGGCTTGGGAGTCGAGTACTCGGAGTCGGATTTCCCGGGCTTGAAAAGCTAG